The Beijerinckiaceae bacterium RH AL1 genome has a segment encoding these proteins:
- a CDS encoding hypothetical protein (ID:RHAL1_02496;~conserved membrane protein of unknown function;~source:Prodigal:2.6), whose protein sequence is MTTDDERKGIERSPSRRSLRGLDALNFCLADVRDGLGPYLAIYLIAERGPTQGWNEATVGLVMTIAGIAGLVAQTPVGALVDRTRHKRAIVIAGALAVTFSCLVLPFVSGFALVTITQSIAHIAGAIFPPAIAAITLGVVGPKAFSKRVGRNEGFNHAGNAIAAAIAGVTALKFGPIVVFWLLAALAVASIGAMLMVPADAIDDDLARGLDGAGKDEAEQPSVLETLFQNKLLALFALLAAIFHLANAAMLTSVGQLLTKLSGKDHATSLIAVCIVAAQFVMVPVAVFVGAKADAIGRKPIFLAAFGVLAVRGVLYTFSNDPFWLVGVQLLDGIGAGIYGALFPIVVADLMRGTGRFNVAQGAVATAQGLGAALSATLAGTIIVAASFSAAFIALAIIAAAGFVIYLVAMPETRGFEPRSSASPMRAAA, encoded by the coding sequence GTGACGACGGACGACGAGCGCAAAGGGATCGAGAGATCCCCTTCGCGGCGTAGCCTGCGCGGGCTCGACGCGCTCAACTTCTGCCTTGCCGACGTGCGCGACGGCCTGGGGCCGTATCTCGCCATCTACCTCATCGCCGAGCGCGGCCCCACCCAGGGCTGGAACGAGGCGACGGTCGGGCTCGTCATGACGATCGCCGGCATCGCCGGCCTCGTCGCCCAGACGCCGGTCGGCGCCCTCGTCGATCGGACGCGGCACAAGCGGGCCATCGTCATCGCCGGCGCGCTGGCCGTCACCTTCTCCTGCCTCGTGCTGCCGTTCGTCTCCGGCTTCGCGCTGGTGACCATCACGCAGTCGATCGCCCATATCGCCGGCGCGATCTTCCCGCCGGCGATCGCCGCCATCACGCTCGGCGTCGTCGGGCCGAAGGCGTTCTCGAAGCGGGTCGGCCGCAACGAGGGGTTCAACCATGCCGGCAACGCCATCGCGGCGGCGATCGCCGGCGTCACGGCGCTCAAGTTCGGGCCGATCGTCGTCTTCTGGCTGCTCGCGGCACTCGCCGTCGCGAGCATCGGCGCGATGCTGATGGTGCCGGCAGACGCGATCGACGACGATCTCGCCCGCGGCCTCGACGGCGCCGGCAAGGACGAGGCCGAGCAGCCGTCGGTGCTCGAGACCCTGTTCCAGAACAAGCTGCTGGCGCTCTTCGCGCTGCTCGCGGCGATCTTCCATCTCGCCAACGCCGCCATGCTCACCTCGGTCGGGCAGCTCTTGACCAAGCTCTCGGGCAAGGATCACGCGACCTCGCTCATCGCGGTCTGCATCGTCGCCGCGCAGTTCGTGATGGTGCCCGTCGCCGTCTTCGTCGGGGCCAAGGCGGATGCGATCGGCCGCAAGCCGATCTTCCTCGCCGCCTTCGGCGTGCTCGCGGTGCGCGGCGTGCTCTACACCTTCTCGAACGATCCGTTCTGGCTCGTCGGCGTGCAGCTTCTCGACGGCATCGGCGCCGGCATCTACGGCGCGCTGTTTCCGATCGTCGTCGCCGACCTCATGCGGGGCACCGGGCGCTTCAACGTCGCCCAGGGCGCCGTCGCCACGGCGCAGGGCCTCGGCGCGGCGCTCTCGGCGACGCTCGCCGGCACGATCATCGTCGCGGCGAGCTTTTCCGCGGCCTTCATCGCGCTGGCGATCATCGCGGCCGCCGGCTTCGTCATCTACCTCGTCGCGATGCCGGAGACGCGAGGCTTCGAGCCGCGCTCCTCGGCGTCACCTATGCGGGCCGCAGCCTGA